Part of the Alteracholeplasma palmae J233 genome, TATGATGGAACCCCTTTAACTAGTGAGTTATTTACATTGTTTGAAGGCGAATTGGGAAAAGAAGAAAGAATTGAACCTAAAGAGTATACAAAAATAACAAATGTTGGTAAAGCTGATAATATCATTCAATTTGTTATCTTGAATAAAAATAATTCGGATGTCACTAAAAAATATGAGATAAATTATTTATTCGGAAAATTAGAAGTTATCCCTAAAACTATCTATATTGAAACAAAAGAAGAAAGTAAGATATATGATGGAGAAGAACTTACTTCAGATGAATATATTTTAGATGAAAAAGCATTAATTAAAGGTGATGCAGTTAAAGTTATCGGGACAACAAAAATAACTGATGTAGGAACTAAACTTAATGAAATTGTCACAACAATTTTAAATCATCAAAATATAGATGTTACTAAAAACTACGATATAAAGTATAAAAATAATAATCTAACAATAAAGAAGATACCTATAACAATCGCATCAAGGGGTAAATCTAAAGTTTATGACGGAGAAGAACTTACTGGAAGTGATGACGATATTATTCCAATTCAAGGACTTTTAGAAGGACATCAAGTAGAAAATCAATTTACAGGTACTATAACAGAACCTGGTAGTGCAGAAAATCAATTTGTTACAACTATAAAAGATAACAATGGTAAAGATGTGACTGCGCAATATGATATTAAATATGGATTTGGAAATTTAACAGTACTTACAAGTATTTATTCAGATGGAAAAATAGAAAATAAAAATGTAGAAGAATATGAAAATACAATTGTTGCAAGCATCGAGACAGACCATAATGGATCAACTTATTTAAGATATAAATCATTTGGAGATTTTTTTGAAGGCAGTTGGCAAGACAATAATATTCAAACAGACAGTATAAGCCCACTTTTATTTACAAGTTTATCAATTGAAAAAAATTCAAAGGCAATCAAAAGACAAACAATGAACCTTGTTTATGAAAAAGATCAAGTGCCATTTTTAGCACCATACTATATTAGCTCACAAATTAAAGATGAGCTTAATATAACGAATGACAGTTATATCAAAAATACTAAGTTGGACTCTTATAAATTTGTATTTACAGCTTATAATACACTAGTTAATGGTGCTTCTAATATTATTGAAGAATATAGTGCTGAAGAAGCCCAATATTATGAAAATATTAAAGCATATTATTTAAGTATTCCTGAAGAAATTAAACCAATATTAGACAAACTTATACAAAATATAAAAATAACTCCAACTGAACTAGGTGATAAAAAAGAACTTGTATCAGTTGTGAAAAAAGTGTCTAAATACTTCAAAGAAAATTTTAATCAGTCAAATAAGTCTGATTATGCAAAAAGTACTTTGAAAGAAGTATTTGAAACTAATGAAGGCAGTGCAGATCAGCTTGCTACATTAGCAACTTTACTGTTAAGAAGACTAGATATACCTGCTAGATACACAACAGGTTATTACACAGATATACGAAATAACCTAGGTAGTTTACATGAAGAAAATGCTCATTCATGGGTTGAATTTTATATTCAAAATATGGGTTGGATTCCATTAGAAGTGACACCAGGAATAGCAGATAAAATTGAAATTACTGTTACTCCAAATAAAGTTACAAAACAATGGGATGGTAATGATTTAGAGTTTGATCCTAAAAATATTAGAGTTACTAACTTTCAAGAGTATAAAAATCTTGGATATACCTATGAAGCAATAATTAATAAAATGAAGAAACCAGAAACTGGTAAATATAAATATTCTGTGAATGATTTTAAAATTTATGATGAAAATAATAATGATGTAACAGAGTTATTTGAAATTATTTATAAAGAAGCCGATCTACAAATATATAAAGAAAAACTAATAATTGAAACAGAAAGTATATATTCTGACTATGATGGTAGTACAGAATGGAGAAATGATGAGCGAGGACAAATTAAAGTAATTGGTGAAGAACTTCTTACTGACTATGATGTAAAAGTTAGCTTTTCTAGTTTAAGTAAAACTGTGTTTCAAAAAAATAACAGCGCTATTCTTAAGATTTATGATAAAAATAATAATGATGTAACTGACCACTATTTGATCACTGAAAATTTTGGTAAAGCAGTTATGCGTCGAAAACCTATTACAGTTAGATCTAAGTCTAAAACTGTTAAACATGAGCCTGAAACAGGACAAATTTTAGAATATAAAGAATTAGAAGAAATAATAGGACTTGTAGAAGGTGATGAAATAAAAGAAGTAATCTTTACTGGTCAACAAGTAGACTTAGGAAGTAGTCCAAATACATTTAGTATAGTTATTTATAGAGGAAACTTAGATGTTACTCAATATTATGAAATAATGTATATACCTGGAGAATTAGAAATAAGATAGGAAGGAGAAACAGTCAGAGACTGTAAATAAATTATGTTATACGATAAATATGAAACACGAGTTAGAAAAAATATCTTAATTCAAAAAATAATTATTAAACATAAAATACCTATTTTAATTACATTAGCTGTTCTGATAATCCTTTTTGTAATTTATTCGTTCACAAAAGGAAATATTTCTAATGTGAAATATGAAGCAAGTATTCAATATGGAGAAAATTTTGAGATAAATTCCCAAGCACTGATGTCAAATGTTAGTTATGAATATAAAAAAATAGGTGATGATACATGGACAACGCAAGTACCTAAAATAGCTGGCGAATATGAAGTAAAAATAACTAGTAAAAAAGTCTTTGGTATTAAAAATTCCAAAACATACGCATTCACAATTATCCCTAGAGAACTAGATATAGAAATAAAAGAAGATACAATTCTTTTTGGAACTAAATTATCAACTAGGCAAGCACTCATCAATGGCGATCGTATTGCAAGTATTAAGTATACTTATGGAGATATTACACAAAAAGAAACAAGTGTAATCGGAAAAGAAGCTGTTATTATCGATAATAACGGTGATGATATAACAAGTTCATATCAAATAAACTATATTGAAAAAAATATAAAATTTACTACATCTACTTTAGGGTTGAAACTGAAAGATAAAAAAATAATTTATGACGGAAAAGAACTTACATCAAAAGAATATGATTTAATAGGAAATCTTTCTGATGAATTTACTATTAAGTATGAAACGATGGGATCACAAACTAATGTAGGAACTAGCGAAAATAAAATTAGTTCATTTAGTATCTATTATGGTGATATTGATGTTACACATCAAATTAATCCTAATCATACTGCAGGGAAACTTGAAGTTACAAAAAGAGATATAACAGTTAAACCAAAGGATGTTACTAAGGAGTATGATGGACTTTCTCTTACAAGCAACGATGCTGAAACTACTAATTTAGTAAAAGAGCATAAGGCTTCTATAACTACTAATGGATCAATTACAGATGCTAACTATAGCCAAAATACAATAAAATCATTAGAAATTACTGATAAGAATGGTAATGATGTAACAACCAACTACAATATTAAAACGCTACCAGGAACCCTAACTATTAAAAAAAGAAATATTGAAATTAAAACAAGCGATTTAAATGATATAGAATACGATAGAAACTATTATTCTAATAATCAGTATGAAATTGTTGGTAGTTTGGCACCTAATCAAAAAGAAAATATAAATTTTATTGTATCTGTTACTAATGCAGGTACTCACAATAATGTTATGAGTTTTAAAATCAAAGATATAAATCAAAACGATGTAACATCAAACTATGATATCAGTTATATATATGGGAAAATAACAATTAGTCCTAGAAAATTAGTTATAAAAACTAATGACTATATTTCTACATATAATGGGGGCTCACACTATGATAAAGAAATAAATATTGTTGAAGGAACACTTGCTTATCAACAAAATATAAGACTTAATAGTTTTACTAGCATTATAAATGTAGGAACAAAAATAAATAAGTTTACTGTGGATGTTATTGATGAAAATTTAAATATAAATACGAAGAACTATGACATAAAATTCATTGAAGGAACAATTACAGTTAACCCTCTTGAAATTACTGTAACTTCAGAAAATTTAGAAGGAATTTATGATAGTTATGTACATTCTAATTTAAAGTATAAAATTGATAATGAAATTGTAAAAGGTCATATGGCTGAAATAGTGGACTTTACTACAATTAAAAATGTGGGACAAACTTTAAATAAAATTGAAATTAGGATTTATAATCAAAATGAAGATGTGACGCCAAACTATAAGATAAACTACAATTTTGGTACACTAAAAATTAATAAAAGAGATATTACAATTAAACCCAAAGATATAAAACGCACCTATGATGGCACAATATTGACATCTAAGACAGTAGAATATATCAAGGGCTATCTTGGTTATAATGATTTAATAAGTATTGACACAAAAGGAAGCATCATTGATGTTGGTAAGATTGATAACGAAATAAGAGCTATCTCTATTATAGATACTACTAATGGTACAGAAGTAAACAATAATTATAATATTTTAAATGAACTAGGAACTTTAACAATTACCCAACAACCTATAACAGTTAAACCACTTGATATAAGCAAAGTTTATGACGGAAAAGAGCTTACAAGTGCTCTTCCTGAAGTAGTTGGAACTGGTCTTGCTGAAGGTGATTTTATTGAAATTATAACAAATGGACAAATTACTGATGCTGGTACTAGTAATAATGAAATAATCGGGACACCCAAAATTATTTCAAGAAGTAGAAACTTAGATGTTTCTAATAATTATGAAATTACAAATCAAATAGGTGAACTAAGAATTACACAAAAATCAATTACAATCAAACCAAAAGATGAAACAAAAATTTACGATGGTAAGGAATTAATAAGCATTGTAGCACTTGATTTTAATAAAGATCTCATAGATACTGAAAATATTTTTATTAAAACAGATGGTAAGCCTATAAATGTTTTGGATAACAAGATAAATACAATTACAAGTGTTAAAATTGAAAAGGCTGATGGAACTGATTCAACAGGTAATTATAATATTACAAAACAAACAGGACTCTTAACGATTAGCCCAAGACCAATAACAATTACTACAGGTAGTGCGACTAAAGAATATGATGGTACTCCATTATCAATAGATTATAATTATCTTTCAAGTGGAGCAATTATAGAATCAGAAGAATTAGAGGTAATTATAAATGTAACTATTACAGATGCTATTAGTGTAAGTAATTCTATAAATAGTATTTCAATAACTAAGCTTGACGGTACTTCTTCAAGAGATAACTATAAGATTACAGAACAACTTGGAACTTTAACAATTACTCCAAGAGCTATTACAATCAAACCAAAAGATGAAACAAAAGTATATGACGGTAAGGAATTAATAAGCAATACACCAGAATATGATAATGATAGACTTGTATCTGGAGAGACGATTATCCTTACAACAAAAGGTAAGCCTGTAAATGTTGTAGAAAATCATGAAAATGAAATTGATAAAATAGCTATTCTAAACTCAAATGGTACGTCTTCAATAAACAATTATACAATTACCAAACAAAAAGGGTTCTTAACAATTACTCCAAGACCAATTACTATCAGACCAAAAGAAGAAACAAAAGTATATGATGGTAAGGAATTAGTAAGCAATACGCCAGAATATGATAATGATAGACTTATATTTGGAGAACATCTTATTATCACAACAGATAATAAACTCATCGATGTTGGTTCGATTACTGAAAATAATATTGTGACTGCTAACATTTATAAGTCTAGTGGCGAGGATTCAACAAACAACTATAATATTACAAGAAAAACAGGCTCCTTAACAATTACTCCAAGAGATATTACAATCAAACCAAAAGATGAAATAAAAATTTATGATGGGCAACCATTTGTAAGTAACAAGGCTGTAGATGTTAATGGTGAACTTGTATTTGGAGAAACAATTATTCTTAAAACAAAAGGTAAACCTGTAGATGTTGTAGAAAATTACGAAAATGAAATTGATGAAGTAACTATTACAAAATCAGATGGCACTCAATCAACAAACAATTATACAATTACCAAACAAATAGGGTCCTTAACAATCACTAAAAGACCAATCACAATCAAACCAAAAGATGAATCAAAAGCATATGATGGTAAGGAATTAGTAAGTAATGATCCTGTAGATGTTAATAGTGAACTTGTATTTGGAGAACGCATTGTTATTACAACAGATAAGAAAATCATCGATGTTGGTTCAACTAACCAAAATAATATTGTAACCACTGATATTTATAAAGCAAATGAGGGTACTTCAACGAATAACTATCATATTACAATTTTGCCTGGAACACTAACTATCACAAAAAAACAAGTCACAATTATAACTTTGGGATTAGAACTAGCATATGATGGTAATATACATTCTAATAAAGAATATACTACTGAAGGATTAATACATGAACATGAAACAAGTTTAGATCCAGATAAATCTATCCCAACGATTAAAAATGTAGGTCGATTTGATAATGATCTGACGGTTATTATTAAAGATTCTAAAGAAAATGATGTCTCTGACAATTATGATATCATTTATGTATACGGAAAATTGGTTATTACCAGACGTGAAATAACAGTTATAACTGGTTCTAAAACTGCGATCTATGACGGAACTGAACATTATAATGAGAAAATAGAAATTGATAAAGGGAGCCTAGTTTCTGGACAAAAGTATAATGTTACAAGCTATACTAAACAAATTAATGCAACGGATTCAACTGGCATTTCTAATAAGGTAACAGTTGAAATTATTGGACAAAATGAGACTGATGATTACACTAATAACTATATGATTAACTTTATAGAAGGCAGAATCATTGTTAATAAGAAACCCATAACTGTAAAAACAAGCAGCCATTCAATCGAATTTGATGGGAAATATCACAGAGGAGACTATGAAATTGTGGGAGAGTTGTCTTCTGAATATGAAAGTCAGATCAATAGCTATGTTAGTGGTTATGGTGTTGATAAGCATGTAAACAAAATAAAAATTTGGATTTACAAAGATCGTTTAGATGTTACTGATAACTTTGATATTACATACTTATATGGAATAATTGAAATTACAAAACGCCAAATAACAATAATAAGTGGTTCTAAAATAAAAGAATATGATGGAACTGAAATTAATTCATTTGATACAAAAACGACTTCTGAAAACTTAGTAGTTAATCATAGAATAGAAATAACTAAGTCTACAAGAATTACTAATGTTGGAGAAACTACTAATACAATTGAAATTAGTATCATTGATGATTCATTAAGTGAACTAACCGGGAAGACAGGAAATGTGACATATTGTTATGATATTTCATATGAAAATATTGGCAAATTAGAAATAACAAAGAGAAGTATTAATATTAAACCAGAAGATAGCTATAAAGAATATGATGGTCAACCGTTAATAGCTTCCAAGGCTCAAGTTATTAGTGATAAGCTATTAGCTCTTGGTGATGAAATTACTGCTATTATTACAAGTGGATCACAAACTGATATAGGAAAAAGTACTACTAAGATAATAAGTTATACAATAAAAAATAAAAATGGAAATGATGTAACTAAAAACTATAATGTAGAGGCTAATACAGAAGGAACATTAACAGTTAATAAACGAGAAATAGCAATCAAGATAAAAGATGAACAAAAAGTTTATGATGGTAAATCTTTAGTATTTAAAGAGACACAGGACTTAAATAAAAAACTACTTGAAGGTCATAAAATAGTACATCAGTTTGATACTAGTGATATTATTAAAAACGCTGGAACATTAAGCAGTGATAAAGGAACTTTTGAAATCTATGATGGTAATAAAAAGGTATCATATCTATACAATATAAGTATTATAGAAGGTCAGTTACAAATTGACCCACTAAAAATCAATGTTCAAGCTGCTTCAAAAACAACTGTTTATAATGGAACAAATTATATATATGAAACAACTAGTTACTACATTAACCCTGAATCATTTATTGATAACCACAGTCATAAATTGAAATTTGGGGCAGTTTTAGAAGGAACTGGAATAAAACAACTAGAATTTGTTAAAGAAGGCTCTAAAATTGTCAACAGTCTCAATGAAGATATGTCTATGAACTATACTTTTAACATTAAAGGTGAACTAAAAATAACAAAAGCTACCTTAATAATAACTGCTGCATCTGAAGAAAAGGAGTATGATGAAAAAGAATTAACAAATAATTCGTACACCACTTCTGGCCTTTTAGGAGGTCATGAAGTAACAGTTGAAATAATAGGTAATATTACAGATGTTGGAAGAGAAGTTAATAAAGTAGGTACCGTAGTAGTTAAAGATGGCAATTTAGATGTAACAGCATATTACGAGATTACAAGAATTGATGGTATGCTAAGAATTACTGATTCAATAGAATAGGGAGGCTTTTAAAAATGAATAAAAGCATGTTTCAATTAATAAAATATGGAATGAAAGAAACAAGAAAAGCATTTAAAACTAATAGGGCATCATTTTATAGTTATCTTACATATGTACTATCGATGATTATAAGTATGGCTAGCGTATTTTTATATCCACTATTTGCCTTATCAGAAGTAAAAATAGTAAAAATGATGGAAGAAGATAATCAATTTTCAGTTGAATCTTCTTTCTCAAATACAGATAAACCTAATAAGTATTGGACTGCCTTAGGTTATTTTGCTGTAAAATTACTAAGATCAATAGTAACAACTGGTATCTTCGTTGGCCTAATTTTCTTATTTAAAGAACTTGGTTTTCAAATAGATATATTACTAGAATTTGAAAAAGAATATGTTACTTTTATCTTTACTTTAATAACAGCTATTGTAGGGCTTATTGTCTTAGTAAGACAAAATTTGCTCATGGCACCCATTTTTTATATTATCGCAACAGAAAATACAAGTATGTCACAAGCGTATTCTAAAGGGATAGAAGTAATGAAAAAAAGAGGTAAAACTAAACTTTTACTCATTCAAATCATTAGTTTAATTAGAGCAGCATTCTATATAGGATTTTTTGTAGGATTTCTAATGATTGGAAAAGAATACCTAGAAACTGAATTGCTTGTCTCATTAACAGTGATTTTTATCCTGATGCTAATCTTTATCTTACCTAAAATTTGGTTAGCCTATAAAGTTTCTAGTATCACTCATTTTAAACAACTAGTAGATGATTATAATAATGAAAATATTGAGATTACAGAAGAAACATATATTGAAAGACAAGTGAAAGAATCAAGAGAAAAATTAGACATATTGTTTAGAGCTGATGAACCTGATTCTAACTTATAGGTGAAATGATGGAACTAAATATAATTGCCTACATAAGTCTAGGTATTGGGATTCTTTCAATGATCTTTGCAATTATACTAAGAATCTTATATAAAAAGAAATATGAATTAAAAAGAAATATGAATGACTTTTTTGAAGACTATAAACTATCTGAAAGTTATATAGGTGATGTGAAGTATAATTTATTTAAACCACAATCACTATCTATGGAACTTATGAGCCATTATGCTATTGCATACGAAGAGACACAAACATATTTAATTTGTAAGTTTTCTAAAGAAATCCCCAATGTTACATTAAAAGTTTATGCCTACACTACATATAAACAACTCATCGATATCATATTTGTAGAACAAACAGGAAAGTTTGATCACACATCAAAAATAACCTTGCCACAAGAAACTGCCTATGTTAACATTGAAGTTTTAGAAACTAACGAAAATAAGGTTCCTGATATAATTGAGCATAAGTACTTCATTAATAAAGTGATTGCTAAATTAGCAACCGTTTCTTTATTTCATTTATTAATTGGGATATCGTACCTTACGATGTATTTGATAGATGATGATATGATAGATAGTTTTCTTACAACTGAAAATAATTCTATCTTACTTTCAGTGCTGATAGTTGTTTGTCTTATTAACTATCTACTTGTTAATAAAACATTAAAAAAAAGAGCTAAAGTAGGTATGAAAAAATGAATAATCTTAATTTGATATCTAAAAAAACATATGTTATTAAAGAAGAATCTAACCTTGAATTACTAGAACATATTATTTGTATGGATCAAGATAAATTACAATATACCTTTTTAAAACTTAAAAATAATATTAATAAAAAAATATCTCATCTTAAATTAGAAATAACCTTCTATGATGCTCCAAATAACCCTGTTCAAAAGGCTTTATACACATTTAATGATATTAGCCATATTAAGAATTACATACTCTTAAATGAGGGAATAGGAGTTCATAGAAAGTATGAAACGATATCTATTCAAGTGATGTCCTATGATAGTGAAGTATTTGAAACTCAAAATGAAATAGATCTAACAAAAGAATCTTTACATCAAGTAAGTATGTTTCATAAAAATAAGAATATTAGTTTTTACATTACATTAATGTTCTTTATACTATTTTTAGCAGGAATTATTATTAGTTATTTTCTTTTTATTGCATAAAGAATAAAAACCTCAACAAGAATCCTTATATGGAAAACTGTTGAGGTTTTTTTATAGAAATGAGCATATAAAAAAGGGACTGTAACGAAATAAAAGTAACAGTCTATAAAACAAAAAAGCCGCTCTAGAATCCTAGGGCGGTTTTTTGGTATAATTATAGTATGCAAACACAACAAAATATACAACATAATTTTAACCCAAAACAGTTAAAATTACCACTACAATTAGACATAAAAATTCCTTTTGATAGTGAAGTTCGTACATTTGATGAAGTATTTAGAAAATTGGAGATAAAAAAATACTTAAATAGCTCAAAAGACCCAAGAGGTCGTATGGGTTATAATCCGGTTCAAATGTTAAAACTGATCATGTTTTGTCAAATGGAAAAGATT contains:
- a CDS encoding transglutaminase-like domain-containing protein; protein product: MHRKKLIFSGIILITTLMGVLMYVLFTTFGIINGESTKKQLTIKTESAQKIYDGTPLTSELFTLFEGELGKEERIEPKEYTKITNVGKADNIIQFVILNKNNSDVTKKYEINYLFGKLEVIPKTIYIETKEESKIYDGEELTSDEYILDEKALIKGDAVKVIGTTKITDVGTKLNEIVTTILNHQNIDVTKNYDIKYKNNNLTIKKIPITIASRGKSKVYDGEELTGSDDDIIPIQGLLEGHQVENQFTGTITEPGSAENQFVTTIKDNNGKDVTAQYDIKYGFGNLTVLTSIYSDGKIENKNVEEYENTIVASIETDHNGSTYLRYKSFGDFFEGSWQDNNIQTDSISPLLFTSLSIEKNSKAIKRQTMNLVYEKDQVPFLAPYYISSQIKDELNITNDSYIKNTKLDSYKFVFTAYNTLVNGASNIIEEYSAEEAQYYENIKAYYLSIPEEIKPILDKLIQNIKITPTELGDKKELVSVVKKVSKYFKENFNQSNKSDYAKSTLKEVFETNEGSADQLATLATLLLRRLDIPARYTTGYYTDIRNNLGSLHEENAHSWVEFYIQNMGWIPLEVTPGIADKIEITVTPNKVTKQWDGNDLEFDPKNIRVTNFQEYKNLGYTYEAIINKMKKPETGKYKYSVNDFKIYDENNNDVTELFEIIYKEADLQIYKEKLIIETESIYSDYDGSTEWRNDERGQIKVIGEELLTDYDVKVSFSSLSKTVFQKNNSAILKIYDKNNNDVTDHYLITENFGKAVMRRKPITVRSKSKTVKHEPETGQILEYKELEEIIGLVEGDEIKEVIFTGQQVDLGSSPNTFSIVIYRGNLDVTQYYEIMYIPGELEIR